The following coding sequences lie in one Equus asinus isolate D_3611 breed Donkey chromosome 1, EquAss-T2T_v2, whole genome shotgun sequence genomic window:
- the GNGT1 gene encoding guanine nucleotide-binding protein G(T) subunit gamma-T1, with translation MPVINIEDLTEKDKLKMEVDQLKKEVTLERMLVSKCCEEVRDYVEERSGEDPLVKGIPEDKNPFKELKGGCVIS, from the exons ATGCCAGTGATCAATATTGAGGACCTGACGGAAAAGGACAAGTTGAAGATGGAAGTTGATCAGCTCAAGAAAGAAGTAACGCTGGAAAGAATGCTG GTATCCAAATGTTGTGAAGAAGTGAGGGATTATGTTGAAGAAAGATCTGGGGAGGACCCACTAGTAAAGGGCATCCCAGAGGACAAAAACCCCTTCAAGGAGCTCAAAGGAGGTTGTGtgatttcataa
- the GNG11 gene encoding guanine nucleotide-binding protein G(I)/G(S)/G(O) subunit gamma-11, with protein MPALHIEDLPEKEKLKMEVEQLRKEVKLQRQQVSKCSEEIKNYIEERSGEDPLVKGIPEDKNPFKEKGSCVIS; from the exons ATGCCGGCCCTTCACATCGAAGATTtgccagaaaaggaaaaactgaagatGGAAGTTGAGCAACTTCGCAAGGAGGTGAAGTTGCAGAGACAACAG gtgTCTAAATGttctgaagaaataaagaattacaTTGAAGAACGTTCTGGAGAGGATCCTCTGgtgaaaggaattccagaagacaagAATCCCTTTAAAGAAAAAGGCAGCTGCGTTATTTCATAA